From a single Eleginops maclovinus isolate JMC-PN-2008 ecotype Puerto Natales chromosome 18, JC_Emac_rtc_rv5, whole genome shotgun sequence genomic region:
- the serp1 gene encoding stress-associated endoplasmic reticulum protein 1: MVAKQRIRMANEKHSKNITLRGNVAKSARNIMEDKGVGPWLLALFIFVVCGSGTSRYYHY; the protein is encoded by the exons ATGGTGGCCAAACAGAGGATCCGCATGGCCAACGAGAAACACAGCAAGAACATCACTCTGCGGGGGAACGTGGCCAAATCCGCG aggaaCATCATGGAGGATAAAGGCGTGGGGCCGTGGCTGCTGGCTCTCTTCATCTTCGTCGTGTGTGGATCAGGTACGTCtcgttattatcattattaa